A part of Anolis sagrei isolate rAnoSag1 chromosome 3, rAnoSag1.mat, whole genome shotgun sequence genomic DNA contains:
- the MBL2 gene encoding mannose-binding protein C, producing MYVLKLLGCLVLGSSLTLSAVSESSRCEPNSCTMMACGNPGLNGLPGRDGKDGIKGEKGDPGDSVRGPQGPPGKAGPPGLPGTPGIPGIKGIPGQKGQKGDAAALDAIQRQVAALEQITRTLQEDLRKSRKRLLWQGAVSVGEKIFVSTGQQDTFFKGRDLCASAGGKLASPKNEAENRALTEMVKKNYKYAFLGINDIQTEGTFVDLSGASLRYTNWKSGEPNDYNNNEDCVIVLDNQLWNDFNCEHKSPIFCEV from the exons ATGTATGTTCTCAAGCTTCTTGGATGCCTAGTTCTGGGATCCTCACTGACATTGTCTGCAGTTTCTGAATCAAGCAGATGTGAACCAAACTCATGCACCATGATGGCATGTGGCAACCCAGGACTCAATGGTTTACCTGGAAGAGATGGGAAAGATGGCataaaaggagagaagggagaccCAG GAGATTCAGTGAGAGGACCACAGGGTCCTCCTGGGAAAGCTGGGCCTCCTGGATTACCAGGAACTCCAGGAATCCCAGGAATTAAAGGGATCCCAGGCCAGAAAGGACAAAAAGGAGATGCTGCTG CTCTTGATGCGATTCAAAGACAAGTTGCAGCTTTAGAACAGATTACCCGGACTCTTCAGGAAGACCTTAGAAAATCCAGAAAGC GTCTTTTGTGGCAGGGGGCAGTGAGCGTTGGTGAGAAAATCTTTGTTTCAACTGGCCAGCAAGACACTTTCTTCAAGGGGAGGGATCTGTGTGCCAGTGCAGGTGGAAAACTTGCCAGCCCAAAGAATGAGGCTGAAAACAGAGCCTTGACAGAAATGGTGAAGAAGAATTACAAGTATGCTTTCCTTGGAATAAATGATATCCAAACGGAGGGCACATTTGTAGATCTGAGTGGAGCATCTCTACGTTATACCAACTGGAAGTCAGGGGAGCCCAATGATTACAATAATAATGAAGATTGTGTTATAGTGCTAGACAATCAGTTATGGAATGATTTTAATTGTGAACATAAATCACCAATATTTTGTGAAGTTTAA